The region AGAAGGCCGATCGGGAGCTCAACAAGTTCATCGAGCGGAACCCGTGGCTGGTCAACCTGAACAAGCCCCGGGAGACGGACAGCAAGAAGACGAAAGAGTTCGCGAACGGCTCGTCGCTGACGACGGGCTGGCTGAAGGGGTCCATCGAAGGGGCCCGTGCCCACCTCCTGATCCTAGACGACATCATCTCGGAGCAGGGTGACGGCCCGACCGAGGGCGTCCTCAACTGGGTCGACGGCGTCGCCCAGCCGATGGTCAAGGACGACGGGCGCACGGTGATCGTCGGGACACGCAAGCGACCTGACGACATCTACAGCCACTACCGAGACTACGAGGGGTACTCGCTGCGAGAGTTCCCTGCCATCCTCGACACCTGGGACCAGAAGTTCCGCGAGGACGACGACTGGCAGGCCCGCCGGCCCGACGAAGACCTCTACACCGAGGTCGACAACCCGTGGGGCGGCGGGACACTCCAGCTGCTGTGGCCAGAGGCTCGGGGTCCAGAGTGGCTGGCGAACAAGCGCTCGAAGATGGCAGACTACCTCTTCTGGCGCGAGTACACGCTCACGATCCAGGGAGCGTCGGGCAACCTCATCGAGGAGGAAGACATCAACCGCCTCGTCGACGACGGCGGCTGTTCCATCCGCGGGCAGGAGCCACCACACCGTCTCACGCCCGGCGCCGGCGAGGCGACGATCGTCGCCCACGACCCGGCCCAGTCTCCGACCGGCGACAACGCTGCGTTCACCGCGTTCCGCGTCGGTCGCGATGGTCGTCGTCGCCTTCTGGATGCCAAAGCCGAGACGGGGATGCAGCCCTCGGAAGTCAAGGCGACGCTCGCCGACTACGACGACCGCTACGATCCGGCGGTGATCGTGATCGAGTCCAACGGGATGCAGCAGTACGTCGCCAACGACGCCCTTGAGTTCTCGGCCTCGCTGCGAGCGAAAGTTACGGGCGTCCCGACGACGGGAAAGAAACACAGCTGGGAGAACGGTATCCCGCGACTCCGTCGTCTCGTCGAAAACGGCGGCATCCAGTTCTATCGGGGTCACTCCGGGACTGAGGACTTCGTCCAGGCAGCGATGTCGCTGACGTTGCAGGACGGGAAGCTACAGGGCCACACGCCGGACCTGATCGCGGGATGGTACATGGCCGAGCAGGGCATCCGCCATCTGGAGGGCATCGGTGCGCTCGAGGAGGATGCTGACGACGATGACGACTCTGGGGCGGTGACACACCTATGACTTCTGACAACGACTCTCGCAAGAAGCACGGCATCGTGGGCGGAACCGACACCGTCGAACAACTCCGCGACGCCGTCGACGAGGAGGGCGAAGACGATGAGTGACGACGGGGGCGACGTCTCGGTTTCGGTCACGAAACTCGGGCAGGACGGCGCCATGTCGAAAGCTCGCGAGACCACGCAACTGGACGAGCGTCATCTCGCAACGGGACGTGGCTTCGGTATCCAGCCGCCGTACAACCCGGAGACGCTGGCTGCCTTCCAGGAGCTCAACGAGACGCTGGGAGCTGGTGTCCGGAAGAAGTCTCGGTGGGAGGTCGGCTACGGGTTCAACATCGTCCCCCACCGAAGCCTCGATGCCGAAGAAGCCAGTGACAGCGAGCGAGACACCGTCGAAGAGTTCTGGTACGGCGACTCCTCACAGTGGCAGACCGGGCCCGAGCACACGCCGGCGACGTCACCGACGGAGATCGTCGAACTCGCACGGATGGACTGGCATCTCATCGGCTGGTGTGCCCTGGAGATCCTCGTCGACGCCACGGGCGACCCGGTCGGACTAGCCCACGTCCCGGCGACGACGGTCCGCGTCCGCAAGACCGAGAAGGAAACCGAGGAGGGCGAGACCATCGTCACCCGAGGCCACGGCTACGTCCAGCGTCGGGCGGGACGGCGTCGATACTTCGCCGAAGCCGGCGACCGCTACCTTGACGAGGATGACCCGACGGACCGGCGTGTGTTCGTCGACAGGGAGACGGGCGACATCGCCTACGACAGTGCGGAGAACCTCGACAACGAGCCGGCGAACGAGCTCATCTGGATACCGAACCCGAGCCCCATCTCGCTATACTACGGCATCCCCGACTGGATCCCGGCGATGGAGACGGTGTCGATGGATCAGGCAGCCAAGCGGTACAACCGCGACAAGCTGGAGCACTTCGGCATCTCGCACTTCGCCGTCATCGTCAAAGGCGGCACTCTCACCGAGGACAGCAAAGAAGACCTCCAGGAGATGCTCAACAACCTGGAGGACAACCCGCATCGAGCGTCCGTCCTCGAAGTGGAGAAGCTGGAAGAGGAGGCCAACGACCTCAGCCTCGAGGGCGAGAGCGGGTCGGACATCGAGGTCGAACTCCGCCCGCTGGCTGGCGATAACGCCGGCGAGATGGACTACGAGACCCTCCGGAAAGAAGCCGAGCAGGACATCGCGAAGGTCCTGGAGGTCCCGCCGGTGCTGTACAACCGGCCGGGGCAGTCCAACCGCTCCAACAGCCAGGAGCAGATCCGGGAGTTCGCCGAGGAGGTCGTCGCTCCCGAGCAACAGAAGTTCGAGGCGCGACTGTACGAAATCCTTCACAAGACGGCGATGGATGCCTCGGACTGGACCATCCAGTTCAAGCTCAAGGGCGCCGACCGGCCCGATCGGGACGCCACCATCGCACGGAAGCGCGTGGCCGGCTCCCGTGGGACGATGACCGTCGACGAAGCCCGGGCAGAGTTCGACCTGGACCCGCTGCCCGACGACCACGACGTCGACGGCGACACACTGCTATCGAACCTCGGCAGCGGCAACCCATCCAGTTCGACAAGGAGGGCCGAACCGACGACGAGCCGCCGGCCGAGAACAAGGTCGGTGAGCGGCCGGGCGTCACTGCCAAGGATCCTATCGAGACCGAGCAGTTCGACTCGTCGAATCTCGTCGACGGGCTCTACGACATCGGCGAGGAGGAGTTGTATATTTCGTTCGAGCGCGAGGACGGGACTAATTCGGTGTATGTCTACCAGGACGTCCCCGAGTCTGAGTGGGAATCGCTGGTAGCTGCGGACTCGCACGGCTCCTATCACTATGATAACATCCGGCTGGACTACTCCTACGAGGAGCTCACGGACTTCCACGAACCGCTGACCGACGTATAACTGACTGATCGATGACGGCACGCCTCGCCGGGGCCTCTGCCCGAGACATGTACCGGCCTTCTGATAGATGACAGAGTCACAAAGTCGCCAGTTTACCAAACAGGTCGCGATCAAGGCGACCAACGACGACGAGCAGATAGCCACCGGGCTGGCGCTGACAGCTGACGAGGTCGACCACCAGCTGGATTTCTTCCGGTCCGAGGGGGTGGAGGCGATGTTCAACCCCGACCCGGATCACGGCGTCATGCACGGTCGGTTCCCAGAGGACGATGCGGAGCTGGTCCGCAACGAAGTCCTCGACGAGGATGAAGAGATCGACGGTGCGCAGTTCGAGGCCGGCGACTGGGTCGTCCAGCGCCAGTACACGGATGACGACCTGTGGGACCTCGTCGACCGGGGCGTTCTCAATGGCTACTCCATCGGTGGCGAGGTCACCGAGGCCGTCGAGTACGACTCTGTCGAGGACCTCCCCGACGACGTCGCCATCCCCGATGCTGTCGACCCCGACCGCGTCGACGACAAGTACTGGCCGCCGGTCCAGGTGACCAACGGCTACGTGTCCGAGCTTTCGGACGTCGACATCCCGGCCGTGGTTTCGGCACAGTTCACGAGCACCAAGGGCGCGAGTAAATCCGTCGTCGACGACGTCGCCGGCGAGGATGAGTTCGTCCAGGTCATGTCCAACCGCGGGCATGACGAGACGGACGCCCGCGACCTGTGGAGTTACTTGGAGTCGGCCGCGAAGGCCGGCCCCGCTGATGCAATGAGTAAATCACAACCAGAGACAGATCCCGACGCCGGCGACCTCGACGACGAGGACGTCGGCTTCCTCAAGCGTCTCCGCCGGGCGGTCAGTACGGCCGACCCGGCCGAGAAGTCGGAGTCCGATGACGACGTAAGTCCCGAGCCTGGGCTGTCCGAGGTCTCCGAGGTCGCGCTCGCGAAGGCTCTCGATGCAGCCAAAGAGGGCCGGACGCTGAACGGCGACAACCGCGAGGCGCTGATGGCAGCCCACGACGCCGTCGAGGCGTCGCTGGCGTCGGAAATGGATATCGAGACGAACCGCTTTACAGACGACCCAGACAGCGACTTCCACCTCTCCGAGTACGGCTGGAGTGGTGACGACGAAGACGAGGGCGAGAAGGCTGCCCCGGTGGAGAAGCTCACCGAGGAGCAGGGCAACCTCGTCATGGACGCCATCCAGCGGTTCATCGACTCCCAGGGCGAGGCGCCGTTCGGCGAGTTCTCGTCGTGGGTGTGGACAACGGATGCACTCGGTGACGACGCAGCGTTCGCCGCCGACGAGGCGTGCTGGCAGTACCGCGAGTACGTCCGCGAACAGCGCGATGAAACACCCATCACCGACGACTTCGCTGACTGGGTCACTGCAGACAGCGGTGCAGATGCGGAGCTGACAATGAGTAAGGACAACCCCGAGGGGGACGAGAAGTCCCTCCCTGAGCAGAACGCAGAGGCGCTCGAGGACATCCAGGACACCCTGAAAGACCTCACCGCCGACGAGGAATCGACAGACAAGAACGCCGACAACCCTGACGAAGAGCCCTCGCAGGCCGAAAAGAACGCCGAGGCTATCGGCGACATCAAGGAGACGCTCGACGCGATCTCCAAGCAGACCGGCGCGAGCCAGCAGCTGGCTGGTGCCGAGAAGGGCGCCGGCACTGACGGCGAGGGCGGCATGTCTGAAGAGGCTGAACAGTTCAAGAAAGCGCTGGGCGGTACGAGCGGAGGTGACTTCTGATGAGCGCTATCGAAGACGCACGAGAGACGAACAAGAACTCGCTACAGAAGCAGACAATCGACACGACGGACCTCAACGGAGCCCAGCTCCCGCGGGACCTCTACGAGCGGTTCATCGAGCGCCAGCAGCGCGACGCCGAGCTGCTCTCGATGGTCCGTGTCGAGGACCTCCCGCGCCTGGAGATGGGCGTCCCGAAGATCGGCGTCCCCGAACTCTCCGGTGACGTTCGCGCCGAGGGTGGCGAAGACGCGACCGGAACGTCTGATGCCGCAACCGGGTCTGTCGAGTTCAACGCGACGGACCAGTCGTACTACATCCAGTACGACCTCAAGCGAGACTCGGTCAAGAACGCCATCACGAACGAGGACAGCGTCGCCGAGGTCATCCTCAGCCACTTCGAGAAGGCCTGGGGGAACGACGTCCAGAACATCGGCATCAACGCCGGCCGGTCTGGAAGCGGACTCCCGGCGACGTTCAACGACACGTTCGACGGCTGGATCAGCATCGCCGAGGGCAACGACACGGACTCGACCCGTATCGGGACCGGCGAGGAGGCTGACGCCTCGACGATGCCGTCCTACGACCACGCTGACGGTGGCGGTTCCGCTCAGCCGGTCAACACCACGCTGTTCAACAACATGATCCAGACGGTCCCGGAGCGCTACCGGGATCCGGACGATCTCGTCTTCCTCACCTCGAAGTCCCAGGTCCAGAGCTACGCCTACCGCCTCACCGAGCGGGAGGACGCACTCGGCGTCGCGGCGCTGCTGGGTGACAACGACGTCACGCCGTTCGAGTACGACGTCATGGGCGTCTCCTACTGGCCCGACGACGCCATGATGCTGGTCAACCCGCAGAACCTGGCCTACGGTCTGTTCACCGAGGTCGAGATGACTCAGCTCACCAACACGGACAAGACGATGGAGCGCCGCCTCCACTCGCGCAACCTCATCGAGGGGCAGTTCGACTACCAGATCGAGGAGCTCCAGGCCGGCGCGCTCGGGACCAACATCGCCGCGCCGTCCCTGGCCTGAGGTGATCACTGATGCCAACCACGCAAGCGCGCATCCGTGAGGCCTGGGAAGAGTACCGGATCGTCCGTCGTGTCTCGAGTGATCCCGACGCTGATGATCGCGTCAACGGGTCCGTCTGGTATCGCACCGACCTCGACGAACTGCGCGCCCAGGAGGCGGGCGCGGTCGTGACCGTCGACACGACGGCGGTGTGAGGTGAGCAGGTATGCCTACTATCAAACACACCGACGGCCCAGGACGGTACAGCCACAGCGCGCTGGACCACGTCTCGGGCCACGGCGATACCCACGAGGTTTCGCCCAGTGCTGTCGACTACCTCTGCGACGAGGTCGGGTACTTCACCCGCGTCGACGGGTCTGAGGATGACACTGTCGGTCAGGAGGACGGGCCACCCGATGCCGACGACTGGGAAGAGTGGTCCGAAGACACCTGGCTGGATCTCGACTACCAGCAGCGAGCCGACGACGTCCGCGAGGGTCGCGCCGATGACCACCTGGAAGCAATCGCCGAGGTCGAAACGAGCGACACGGTGATCGAAGCCGTCGACGCCCGACGCGACGAACTGGAGGAGTAACGACCCATGCCTGACACGGGGTACTGCACGCTTGAGGACCTTCGCCGAGCGATGCAAGATGCATCACTCTCTGGCGACCTCTCGCAGGACACGCAGATCGCCGTTGACGCGATCACGGCCCAGACCGAATGGCTGGAGAAGTCGCTCAAGCGCCACTGGTACGCCCCGACCGGGGCCGACATCCTCGACGAGGCAACGGCTATCGACATCCCGACCGAGCCCAAGAGCCGCAACGACGAGGAGGATATCCCGACGTCGTCTGCGTTCGTTGTCGATGATGATGGCCCAGCGCCAAAGACCTACCAGGGCGACTACGCCCGGATCTCGCTGGACCGTCGCGACGCCGGCGAAGTGTCTCAGCTGCTGGTCCGGGACGCTGATGGTGGCTACACCGACTGGGTCGCCAGCGACGACTATGCCGGGGGCCAGTTCCCCGACGCGCTCGGTGATGACTACTACGTCCGGGAGAACAACGGCGGCTGGTCGTACCTGTATCTCGACGTCACCAACCTGTACGACGACAAGAAGGAGGAGTACGTGCTCGACACGTTCAGCAACGCCGTGTACGTGTTCTTCAAATATGGCAACGAGGGGATTCCCCAGAACGTCCGCAGAGCCGTTGCGTTCCGGGCAGCCTCAGACTTCGTCGAGGAGGCCGCGATGCAGATACCGGAGAACGCGAAGGCCTACAACGTCGAATCGCTAGCCGATCAGTTCGAGCGCAAGGCCGAGGAACTCCTGGAGGTGTACCGGTGACGTGGCTGATGTCTCGATCACCATCGAGTTCGAGTTGGAGCTCCAGACCGACCCGCTTGGGGCGACGCTCGACATCGCGGTCCCGAGCGCGCCCTCCGATGCGGCCCGGCAGGCCCTACTTGACAGCGTCGAGTCAACGATGGTCGGGGCCCGTGGCAACCTCGTGTTCCAGAGCGTGCAGCGCGTCCACGAGGCCGTCGACGGATATGCTACATCGCACAATTACGACCTCGATTTTTTCAGTGACACCTTCTCTGGCGTCGACTACCAGCGCGACCGGACATCCATCCACGTCGAGTGGTCGTGGCTGGGTAACTTACCGATGTTCTACGAGTTTGGCGTCAGCCCACACACCATCGAGGGCGACCCACTGCTCCACTTCTATTGGGAGCAAATCGACCAGTGGATCCAGACAGAGTCGGTTGACTGGGGCAGCGAAACAGGCGGCATTCCAGAGTCCCGCGCCGTCCGTGACAGCCTCAACTGGCTGCGACGGGAGGTTGGCCAAGCATGACTGAGGAAGTCGATTTTCTGATCGAGCGGATCCGCGAGGAGTACGGCGCCGGCAGCCTGCCGGCCGGCCTGCGGCCAGCTGGCGAGGATCCACCGCCGTTGGCGTTGATCGACCGGCAAAACATCGAGGATGAAGACGATATCGAGCAGCGCAAAGGCGAGCTGACGCGGGGCAACATCGTCTCAATCGCTAGCGTCGACGAATCCACGTCGCCGATCGGGACTGAGTACGACCACGATATCGAGCGAGTTGCCGGCATCCGCATCGAAGGGCTGGACGCCGACGAGTTCGGCTACGTCGACGACAGCGGCGACGACGGGGCACCGTGGTCCTCGCTGGTCCGGGTGATCCGGCGGGCGATCCTGCGTGTCCGAAGCTATCCCGACACAGGCACCCCCAGCATCGACTACACGCACCTGGAGCTAGCGAACGCAGCGCCCCAGAGCCAGACTTGGTCCGACTACTATCGCTGGGATGTCGACGTCATTTTCGACGGCTTCGAACGGCTTCCGGATATTTGAGGAGCACTTAGTATGGCAAACGACACGACTGATACGACAGATACCCACGGCATCGAGTACCCGGTCACAGGGTACGACGCAACGCCGGACTGGGCGACGCTGTACGGGCAGGCCTTCGAGCAGATCGATCAGTTGCTGGCCGACGGCCAAGTCGGCGCGACGACGGTCGCGTCAGCAAGCGATCTGGTTGATGGCGAGCCCGGCTTCTACTACCTCGAAGACGAGGACAGCGTCGTCTGGTTCGACGGCGACACGTCCACGAATTAGGAGCTGCAGATGGTTCAAAAACAGTCAACGACCCGAGAGAGCGACGCCGATATCAGCACGACTGGCGTGGTGCTGACAGCGGAGACGCCCGGCGATGCGCTTGTCTCGCTCAACATCGACGCGACAGCTGATGCATCGTACGCCCTCGACGTCAGTCCAACCGGCGACGCCGGCGACTGGTTCGACGGCGAAGAGATCTACGACCAGGCCGACGTCGACGATCCCCAAGACATCCGGGATACGTTCATCGCCGGCGACGCTCACGTTCGCATCCGGGTGACCGACGCGGCAGCGGCTGGTGAGACGGCGGACATCACAATTCAGCAGGCACACTAACAATGGGACTATTTCGATTCATCAATCAGTGGCGAGAAAAGAAAGACGGAGAACTCGAAGGGCCAGCGCTCAGTACAGACGAAGGACATGCCAATTACGCCTCTTTCAAAGGAAAGCCGTGGTTCGACGTGACCGAGTACGGTGCTGTTGGAGACGGTGTTGCCGACGACGGACCTGCGATCCAAGCCGCAATAGACGACGCTGCATCCGCTGACGGCATGGGCGTCGTTTACTACCCGACTCCCAACGACGGCTACCTAATCGACTCACATCTCAAGCCCAAGTCAAATACCGCACACATCGCTCCCGAACCGTGGACGGGAGCCAAACTCTACGCAGGCCCGAATCTCAGTTATGACGAAGCAGTTTACAAAAACGTTGATGGGTTCCAGAACCTCTATTTCTACGGTCTGGAGGTTGACGGATCTACTGGATGGAATGGTGTGGAATACTGGCCCAGTGAGAAATGTTGGCTCTTGAAGCCGGGGGCGACCGATGACGGGACGCGGAATCTCGTCATCGAATGCTGCTACGCACACGATACTCCCGCGTCAGCAATCGGTTGCGACTCGATTATCAACCAGCATTACCGATACAACATCGTTGAGGGTGCGGGGACTGATGGGGAGACAACGGGCGGAAACGGCATCGGGATTGGACTTGGGGAAGTGACTGGGCCGTGCCCGACCTGGATTGTCGGCAATGAAGTTACCGACACAGCAGAGTTCGGGATTATCCTCGAACAGACGGGTGACTCAAAAGTAGCTGAAGGAATCTTCGTCGGACACAATTTTGTCAACGATGCGCGTGTTGGGATAGGGGTCGAGCAGTGCAAAGGCGTCTCAGTCACGGATAACTGGGTAAAAGCATCCTCACGAATGGAGCGTGGGATCCTTCTTGATGCTCTTGACGGGACTTTTGGTGTTAAAGATGCGACGGTTAGTGGGGCGCATATTCTCGCTGGTCCGGATGGAGAGGCGATAACAACGCCCATCGAGTTGGGTTCTGAGGCATCCATTTGCACCCTCGAAAGTTACACTATCCCGACTGGTGGAGGGTTCGAGACCCCAGTGAACAACGGATCGTTCTGCGCAATCGACGGGATCGGCAAGGAGGCGGCTGGCTTAGGTAACAGCCCGACTTGGATCGACCGATGGGAACGTCTATCTGTGAATCAGGTCAGAAACACCGACGACGGGACTGTCTGGGTCCCCGATCAGACTGGTGGATGGGATCAGATCGTCTAATCGGAGTGTTCTGACGGCGTCCACCACTCAAAAGAGTATGCGCTGGACGACCGCGAATTCGAACTCCTCTTGGAAGCGACCTACCGAATGGACGACGACTACTTTGGCCTTGAGAGTCGCTTCATCGTCCTCGCCGCCGGCCGCCTCGGCCTTCGGTCGGGCGAAATCTGCCACATGCGCGAGGAGTGGCTCAACGAGCGGCGCCGGATGATCGTCATCCCGGCTCACCAATCCTGCCAGAAGGGCAAGGACGGCGGCATCTGCGGCGCGTGCGAGCAATCGGCTCGCCAGAAGGCCGAGCACAACGACGACGTCGACCTCGAGCAGGCCCGCGAGTCGATGTGGAGTCCGAAGACGTCGGCCGCCGCACGCGAGGTGCCCTTCGACGCCGAGCCCCGCGCAGAGCTCGCCGTCGAGCGTTATCTGGATAAGTACGGTCGTTTCCAGGCCAGCCAGACAGCGATCAACCGCCGGGTAACCCGCGCGGCAGAGATCGCCGAGGAGCTGGACCCCGACATGGTGACGCCCCACGGTCTCCGAGCGACGGCGGCGACGCGCTTCGCTTCGAGGGGGCTGGATACCGTCGCGCTCCAATCCATGTTCGGGTGGAGCAACCTGAGCACCGCCCACAACTACATCCGACGGTCGGGTGAGGCGACCGCTCGCGCCATCCGAGACATCCAGTTCTGAGGACATAGTTCGTTTTTTCGCGGCCTTTCTTTCAGCGGTTCGGCGATGGATTGGGTGCTATTGAGCAGTCAGTACTGCTCGCTGTCGTGGGGCCACGACTAAATGGCCCGGAATCGTACGTCGACATGCTTGGTGCAGCCAAGCACGGTCGGGTGTTCTAGCACCCGGCCACTGTTTCCTAGATGGCAATACCGTGCTCGTGTAGACCGTCGGCCGTCGGGCGGTTAAACGACCGCCCCACAGCGGAAGTAAAGACTAAGTGACACTGATGACGCGCCAGTGGCCGCGGCCGGCGTCGAGGATACCACGCGGCGTTTTCGAGGACTTATTCATGATCATGAGACACACGATTAGCGGAGGTACAGCATGACTAGCGCCGGCTCTGGAAGCCTAGCGTTCGGGAAAGAGCAGTCGTTCAAGGGCTCGCTGGAGACCGACGCCAACAGCGACCCGCAGTACTGGCAGTTCGGTCGCGACGAGACGCTGAGCGACCTCTCGCTGGACAACCAACTCCAGCGCCTCGACGAGGCCGGGGCTGTCGAAAGCGTCGAATCGGTCAAACAGAACTTCGAGGGTTCGGTCGAGGTCGAGGCAGCCATCTCGTCGGACACGTTCAACGACGTCGAGGACCTCGTCTTCAACGACGGCGGCACGCAATTCACGAACGGCCGCCCCAACTCGGCGAAGATCTACGCCGGCGTCGACTACCTGGACGGCGTCGCCGAGCGCGAACTGGTCGGCTGCATCCCGGTCGATTTCACACCCGTCAGCTACGAGCAGGGCGGGATGACGACGTTCTCGATATCGTTCTTGTACGCGACCGAGAATCTCGACACGTCGATCACGCCGTCGAACGTGACGGCGG is a window of Haloarcula sp. CBA1127 DNA encoding:
- a CDS encoding phage tail tube protein, which produces MTSAGSGSLAFGKEQSFKGSLETDANSDPQYWQFGRDETLSDLSLDNQLQRLDEAGAVESVESVKQNFEGSVEVEAAISSDTFNDVEDLVFNDGGTQFTNGRPNSAKIYAGVDYLDGVAERELVGCIPVDFTPVSYEQGGMTTFSISFLYATENLDTSITPSNVTAVAGGTSAPSHAITVDIDGTTITKLQSAEISISNIARFQYGSVGPEPVDAVIEKPETEVTTEGIFTGPSRLEYALGAADATSPQDQLVSVPGSVDITHRRDASLDVQLLGVDGRDRGLEQRHLRGRHDRINQLER
- a CDS encoding KTSC domain-containing protein; the encoded protein is MYISFEREDGTNSVYVYQDVPESEWESLVAADSHGSYHYDNIRLDYSYEELTDFHEPLTDV
- a CDS encoding glycosyl hydrolase family 28-related protein; the encoded protein is MGLFRFINQWREKKDGELEGPALSTDEGHANYASFKGKPWFDVTEYGAVGDGVADDGPAIQAAIDDAASADGMGVVYYPTPNDGYLIDSHLKPKSNTAHIAPEPWTGAKLYAGPNLSYDEAVYKNVDGFQNLYFYGLEVDGSTGWNGVEYWPSEKCWLLKPGATDDGTRNLVIECCYAHDTPASAIGCDSIINQHYRYNIVEGAGTDGETTGGNGIGIGLGEVTGPCPTWIVGNEVTDTAEFGIILEQTGDSKVAEGIFVGHNFVNDARVGIGVEQCKGVSVTDNWVKASSRMERGILLDALDGTFGVKDATVSGAHILAGPDGEAITTPIELGSEASICTLESYTIPTGGGFETPVNNGSFCAIDGIGKEAAGLGNSPTWIDRWERLSVNQVRNTDDGTVWVPDQTGGWDQIV
- a CDS encoding XkdF-like putative serine protease domain-containing protein, whose product is MTESQSRQFTKQVAIKATNDDEQIATGLALTADEVDHQLDFFRSEGVEAMFNPDPDHGVMHGRFPEDDAELVRNEVLDEDEEIDGAQFEAGDWVVQRQYTDDDLWDLVDRGVLNGYSIGGEVTEAVEYDSVEDLPDDVAIPDAVDPDRVDDKYWPPVQVTNGYVSELSDVDIPAVVSAQFTSTKGASKSVVDDVAGEDEFVQVMSNRGHDETDARDLWSYLESAAKAGPADAMSKSQPETDPDAGDLDDEDVGFLKRLRRAVSTADPAEKSESDDDVSPEPGLSEVSEVALAKALDAAKEGRTLNGDNREALMAAHDAVEASLASEMDIETNRFTDDPDSDFHLSEYGWSGDDEDEGEKAAPVEKLTEEQGNLVMDAIQRFIDSQGEAPFGEFSSWVWTTDALGDDAAFAADEACWQYREYVREQRDETPITDDFADWVTADSGADAELTMSKDNPEGDEKSLPEQNAEALEDIQDTLKDLTADEESTDKNADNPDEEPSQAEKNAEAIGDIKETLDAISKQTGASQQLAGAEKGAGTDGEGGMSEEAEQFKKALGGTSGGDF
- a CDS encoding phage portal protein, whose translation is MSDDGGDVSVSVTKLGQDGAMSKARETTQLDERHLATGRGFGIQPPYNPETLAAFQELNETLGAGVRKKSRWEVGYGFNIVPHRSLDAEEASDSERDTVEEFWYGDSSQWQTGPEHTPATSPTEIVELARMDWHLIGWCALEILVDATGDPVGLAHVPATTVRVRKTEKETEEGETIVTRGHGYVQRRAGRRRYFAEAGDRYLDEDDPTDRRVFVDRETGDIAYDSAENLDNEPANELIWIPNPSPISLYYGIPDWIPAMETVSMDQAAKRYNRDKLEHFGISHFAVIVKGGTLTEDSKEDLQEMLNNLEDNPHRASVLEVEKLEEEANDLSLEGESGSDIEVELRPLAGDNAGEMDYETLRKEAEQDIAKVLEVPPVLYNRPGQSNRSNSQEQIREFAEEVVAPEQQKFEARLYEILHKTAMDASDWTIQFKLKGADRPDRDATIARKRVAGSRGTMTVDEARAEFDLDPLPDDHDVDGDTLLSNLGSGNPSSSTRRAEPTTSRRPRTRSVSGRASLPRILSRPSSSTRRISSTGSTTSARRSCIFRSSARTGLIRCMSTRTSPSLSGNRW
- a CDS encoding tyrosine-type recombinase/integrase, coding for MDDREFELLLEATYRMDDDYFGLESRFIVLAAGRLGLRSGEICHMREEWLNERRRMIVIPAHQSCQKGKDGGICGACEQSARQKAEHNDDVDLEQARESMWSPKTSAAAREVPFDAEPRAELAVERYLDKYGRFQASQTAINRRVTRAAEIAEELDPDMVTPHGLRATAATRFASRGLDTVALQSMFGWSNLSTAHNYIRRSGEATARAIRDIQF